The proteins below come from a single Mya arenaria isolate MELC-2E11 chromosome 6, ASM2691426v1 genomic window:
- the LOC128237541 gene encoding neuroligin-4, X-linked-like: MDNLSGFRYMSTGFIVSVYLLVFGPQHVQCQQRQQHLIETNLGNISGTIQEVTLYNENGSTSVAAFVEYLGVPYAEPPIGEFRFRKPEPKKPWWGETHNGAYFRPSCYHSDQGTQGWFDVIDETMSEDCLTLNIYAPYISGGSRLSPLPVIVYIHTTPGQSSGFVGDVLSTEGDVIVVVINFRQGLLGFLSLHGDASTGNYGLWDQHMAINWVSDYISDFGGDPSKVTVIGHSVGASHAILQAMYPGNKQYFQKVVALSGTPIRTEGGTSSIRPSSGNEFIDAIGCMKDSNTEISRCLRGKSIIEIANTLTSATFTFSPTIDGTFIKADPGDILSNMEDTSQFENERQTFAGKDLLLGINNMEGGIHIALMWSRLLNKDINSFQVNRTEFDKIVVPTAMKTIYGGNVSESILNTVSFQYSDVTRPENVDVIRHNIVDLSTDIDVAAPLIKTASIHSDFSQGSTYLFQFSEPLNYSNPLKPSWLEGANRADDIFFLFGFSERSLSRLKHAQGFVPTIDQRTLVKKFIKIISNFARTGNPSEAPYAVWPKFDASTLPYMDISQKQIVPRDHFREPYMTFWAKIVPGLLSSTSRNSEADDISETQICPREIGQWFQVDIHTAENIILSLSIGAACLLVAFLCVCSFSVAREGKPNSYSLKGNGRA; encoded by the exons ATGGATAACCTAAGTGGATTTCGTTACATGTCGACTGGATTTATTGTGAGTGTATATTTATTAGTATTTGGTCCACAGCACGTGCAGTGTCAACAGCGTCAACAACACTTGATTGAGACAAATCTCGGGAATATTTCCGGAACTATACAGGAAGTGACACTCTATAACGAAAATGGGAGTACCTCTGTGGCTGCCTTCGTCGAGTATCTGGGTGTTCCATACGCGGAGCCGCCCATTGGGGAGTTCCGGTTTCGAAAACCTGAACCGAAGAAGCCGTGGTGGGGAGAAACCCACAATGGAGCCTACTTCCGCCCCTCGTGTTACCACAGCGACCAGGGTACCCAAGGCTGGTTCGATGTCATTGACGAAACTATGTCTGAGGACTGtttaacattgaacatttacgCTCCTTACATCTCCGGCGGTAGTCGGCTATCTCCGTTACCCGTTATCGTGTATATCCACACCACGCCTGGCCAATCGAGTGGATTCGTCGGCGATGTCCTCTCAACTGAAGGTGACGTCATAGTTGTTGTCATCAACTTCCGCCAGGGGCTGCTGGGGTTTCTTAGCCTACATGGGGACGCGTCCACCGGAAACTACGGACTCTGGGACCAACACATGGCAATCAACTGGGTGTCCGATTATATCAGTGATTTTGGCGGCGATCCGAGTAAGGTAACCGTCATCGGCCACTCTGTCGGTGCCTCGCATGCCATCCTTCAGGCTATGTACCCcggaaataaacaatatttccaGAAAGTGGTGGCTCTCAGTGGAACCCCTATTCGAACCGAAGGGGGGACATCGTCTATTCGTCCGTCGTCTGGGAACGAATTTATCGACGCCATCGGATGCATGAAGGACTCCAATACAGAAATTTCCCGCTGCCTTCGAGGAAAGTCTATTATTGAAATAGCAAATACTTTGACCTCAGCCACTTTCACATTTTCCCCTACAATAGATGGGACATTTATCAAGGCTGACCCTGGCGATATTCTTTCAAATATGGAGGATACTTCTCAGTTTGAAAATGAACGTCAAACATTTGCTGGAAAAGATCTCTTACTTGGAATTAACAACATGGAGGGTGGAATCCATATTGCTCTAATGTGGTCGAGGTtactaaataaagatataaatagttttcaagtGAACAGAACCgaatttgataaaattgttgTTCCTACGGCAATGAAGACGATATATGGGGGAAATGTGTCGGAATCCATTCTGAACACCGTGAGTTTTCAATACAGTGACGTCACTCGTCCAGAAAATGTGGATGTTATCAGACATAACATAGTTGATCTATCCACAGATATTGATGTAGCAGCGCCATTGATTAAAACTGCTTCCATCCATTCTGATTTCAGTCAAGGAAGTACGTATCTATTCCAGTTTTCTGAGCCCCTTAATTACAGCAACCCGTTAAAGCCCTCTTGGCTTGAGGGCGCGAACCGGGCAGACGACATCTTCTTCTTGTTCGGATTCAGTGAACGCTCGCTGAGTCGTCTGAAGCACGCGCAGGGATTCGTGCCGACCATAGACCAGAGGACGCTTGTTAAGaagttcattaaaataatatccaaTTTTGCAAGAACAGG AAATCCCTCCGAGGCACCCTACGCAGTATGGCCAAAGTTTGACGCAAGCACGTTACCTTATATGGACATCTCCCAAAAACAGATAGTACCACGTGACCATTTTCGAGAACCTTACATGACGTTCTGGGCGAAAATAGTCCCCGGACTACTTTCTTCCACTTCTCGTAATTCGGAGGCAGACGACATTTCTGAGACTCAGATTTGTCCGCGGGAAATAGGACAGTGGTTTCAAGTGGACATTCATACCgcggaaaatattattttaagcttATCTATTGGGGCGGCGTGTTTATTAGTCGCGTTTCTATGTGTATGTTCATTTTCGGTGGCCAGAGAAGGGAAACCTAATAGTTATAGTTTGAAAGGCAACGGGAGAGCATGA
- the LOC128237540 gene encoding E3 ubiquitin-protein ligase TRIM71-like, whose translation MDRCPLCFGSFQKAKLLPCLDTVCFTCLDEYVVKNARASGTFPCPVCHLEVPVPEGGISKFDDNQYIKLEQTLEKTPADPDLPCLCEVCEEKQDAVQRCLDCEQNFCKPCSRAHLRLNIAKSHTLANIAGPEGRKYLTATGYCDKHKNEELTFYCRTCQFPVCMRCRLTVHEDHTTEDLVDFAVRARRELKIALDENNGFRFQMLNEIEELRVYADKMDKAKTEIKKIIGNRREQFHKSIDTLCDNMINKLETEVVSEEVRILEDKDYAETDMLTLSQKIATANQMVDFGSDIEVVRNRQDIIGSLALAKKEIPLSMTGIKLNIEFNYQKQAEQSLRYLFGRLSIDITPPNYISVSEVATFRVENTSDVINAICPSMDDKCWVACGWKSEVFLFDRFGQQIRSKHLGRDVDCLAIDSDGNAYVSCREEHSVKRFDRNFRRRMATLNIEYPRGIATTNDNKLVICVNKTTTYFDYDPSHQNRVLKLGPDGDESKELKNPSLCFMYPIRVAVNITDELCVSDNIKHAVLFLKPNGEIKYVYSGERKTDDISLVKAPTRTNLMTAKSSTTRAGTVSLKPPESRKEQDGPLESTPKSILDKTRPPLNNSPKTVQTPEQALAPINYSYESTFETSVSLESTGTLKEITNAQGGEENILVPAHIKALSGMTGALETASVTDVESEMDYEPYVPPFDPRGITCDKYGHVIVCDYSSNRVHLLDKHGRFLMYLLTEADGIFGPTSVAVDKAGFLWVGGGDATVKIYKYIDLESSTY comes from the exons ATGGATAGGTGCCCTTTGTGTTTCGGGTCGTTCCAGAAGGCGAAACTACTTCCGTGTCTGGATACCGTCTGCTTCACGTGTCTTGACGAGTATGTGGTGAAGAATGCGCGCGCATCCGGGACATTTCCTTGTCCGGTGTGTCACCTCGAGGTGCCCGTGCCGGAAGGGGGCATCTCAAAATTTGACGATAACCAATACATCAAACTGGAACAGACGCTTGAAAAAACGCCCGCAGACCCAGATTTGCCTTGTCTATGTGAG GTGTGCGAGGAGAAGCAGGATGCCGTACAGCGATGTCTGGACTGTGAGCAGAACTTCTGTAAACCGTGCAGCAGGGCCCACCTCCGCCTCAACATCGCCAAGTCCCACACCCTCGCCAACATAGCTGGGCCCGAAGGCAGGAAATATCTCACAGCCACTG GTTACTGCGACAAACACAAGAACGAGGAGCTGACCTTTTATTGTCGCACGTGCCAATTCCCCGTCTGCATGCGATGTCGTCTGACGGTGCACGAGGACCATACAACAGAAGATCTCGTTGACTTCGCGGTACGCGCGAGACGAGAACTCAAAATTGCGCTCGATGAAAACAATGGATTCCGATTccaaatgttaaatgaaattgaGGAATTACGGGTGTATGCAGATAAAATGGACAAAGCCAAAACAGAGATTAAGAAAATAATAGGGAATCGCAGAGAGCAATTTCATAAATCGATCGACACATTGTGTGACAACATGATAAACAAACTGGAAACGGAAGTTGTTAGCGAGGAGGTGAGGATTTTAGAAGACAAGGACTATGCAGAAACCGATATGTTGACACTTTCACAAAAAATAGCTACCGCAAATCAAATGGTTGATTTTGGTTCCGATATAGAGGTTGTTCGAAACAGGCAGGATATAATTGGCAGTTTGGCCCTTGCGAAGAAAGAAATCCCCCTCAGTATGACTGGTATTAAACTAAACATCGAGTTTAATTACCAGAAGCAAGCGGAACAGAGCCTCCGCTACTTGTTTGGCCGGCTTTCCATTGATATTACTCCGCCAAACTACATCTCTGTTAGCGAGGTAGCAACATTCCGCGTTGAAAATACGTCTGACGTCATCAACGCAATATGCCCATCAATGGACGATAAATGTTGGGTGGCCTGCGGTTGGAAGTCGGAAGTTTTTCTGTTTGACAGGTTTGGGCAGCAAATACGCTCTAAACATCTGGGGCGTGACGTCGATTGTTTGGCTATAGATTCAGACGGCAACGCATACGTCTCGTGCCGGGAGGAACACTCGGTAAAGAGGTTTGATAGGAACTTCCGGCGGCGCATGGCGACGTTAAACATTGAGTATCCTCGCGGGATCGCTACGACAAATGATAACAAGTTGGTAATTTGCGTGAACAAAACCACAACGTATTTTGATTATGACCCGAGCCATCAAAACCGAGTATTGAAGCTTGGGCCCGACGGAGATGAATCGAAGGAGTTGAAGAACCCGTCACTTTGTTTCATGTACCCAATAAGGGTCGCTGTCAACATTACTGACGAGCTGTGTGTATCTGATAACATCAAACACGCAGTTCTGTTTCTGAAACCGAACGGAGAAATTAAGTACGTCTATAGTGGGGAGCGGAAAACAGACGACATATCCCTCGTTAAAGCGCCAACGCGAACAAACCTTATGACGGCGAAATCGTCCACCACACGAGCTGGTACCGTCAGTCTGAAGCCTCCTGAGAGCCGGAAAGAACAAGACGGCCCACTGGAGTCGACGCCGAAATCCATTTTAGACAAAACACGTCCCCCGCTGAACAACAGTCCAAAAACCGTACAAACGCCCGAGCAAGCTTTAGCACCAATTAACTACAGCTACGAAAGCACGTTTGAGACAAGTGTGTCACTTGAGAGCACCGGAACACTGAAAGAGATCACCAACGCGCAGGGCGGCGAGGAAAATATACTTGTTCCGGCGCACATCAAGGCGCTCAGCGGCATGACCGGCGCCCTAGAGACGGCGAGCGTCACTGACGTGGAATCGGAGATGGATTACGAGCCCTATGTCCCACCTTTCGACCCGCGGGGTATCACGTGCGATAAGTACGGTCACGTGATTGTGTGCGACTACAGCAGCAACAGGGTCCATCTGCTGGACAAACATGGTCGCTTCCTTATGTATCTTCTCACAGAGGCGGATGGGATTTTCGGACCCACCTCTGTGGCCGTGGACAAGGCTGGCTTCCTCTGGGTCGGCGGCGGCGACGCCACGGTCaagatttataaatacattgatTTGGAAAGCAGCACGTACTGA